The Sphingomonas sp. KR3-1 genome contains a region encoding:
- a CDS encoding DUF1465 family protein, which yields MGKQGTTQIHRKLIDSLYVEAMLLADEARGYFDELGRNEREALEALNRVAFSCESLKVTTRLMHIIAWLLTQRAVDAGEISLGDALAPSRRLGDAPETEEALLDAMPEHAVAIINTSIDLYRRVARLDESLEGTAPVESPARSMMDRLAAAF from the coding sequence ATGGGGAAACAGGGCACCACGCAGATCCATCGCAAGCTGATCGACTCACTCTATGTCGAGGCGATGCTGCTTGCCGACGAGGCTCGAGGCTATTTCGACGAGCTGGGCCGCAACGAGCGCGAGGCGCTCGAGGCGCTCAACCGCGTGGCCTTTTCCTGCGAGTCGCTGAAGGTGACGACGCGGCTGATGCACATCATCGCCTGGCTGCTCACCCAGCGCGCGGTCGATGCCGGCGAGATCAGCCTTGGCGACGCGCTGGCGCCCTCGCGCCGGCTGGGCGATGCGCCCGAGACCGAGGAAGCGCTGCTGGATGCGATGCCCGAGCATGCGGTGGCGATCATCAACACCAGCATCGACCTGTACCGCCGCGTCGCCCGGCTCGACGAGTCGCTCGAAGGGACGGCGCCGGTCGAAAGCCCGGCGCGCAGCATGATGGACCGGCTGGCCGCGGCATTCTGA
- a CDS encoding stage II sporulation protein M, with translation MSGEAQFASLRFREARTDDWERLEELVRRIERGRAGSLSDEDLFDLPVLYRAALSSLSVARETSLDTDLVGFLEALCARAYFVLYGVQPPLHRRIGAFFGAGWPLALRSLWRETLVAVLVMLLGAVVAYCLVAGDPGWYHSIIPEDLAGGRGPQSSVAELRAGLYDGGGGARDMLGAFATYLFTHNAQMALMCFALGFAFGVPTLLLLVYNGCILGAFMAVYVSKGLGLPLAAWLAIHGTTELFAIAIAGAAGLRIGMAVAFPGRLSRTVATTKAGRTAAFAMIGVVLMLAVAGLLEGVGRQIVQSDLIRVAIGGGALAAWLLYFYLLPVRREDADG, from the coding sequence GTGAGCGGCGAGGCGCAATTCGCCAGCCTGCGCTTCCGCGAGGCCCGCACCGACGATTGGGAGCGGCTCGAGGAGCTGGTCCGCCGCATCGAGCGCGGGCGCGCCGGCTCGCTTTCGGACGAGGATCTGTTCGACCTGCCCGTGCTGTACCGCGCGGCGCTGTCCTCGCTCTCGGTGGCTCGCGAGACCTCGCTCGACACCGATCTGGTCGGCTTCCTCGAGGCACTGTGCGCCCGCGCCTATTTCGTGCTCTACGGCGTGCAGCCGCCGCTCCACCGCCGCATCGGCGCGTTCTTTGGCGCCGGCTGGCCGCTGGCGCTGCGCAGCCTGTGGCGCGAGACGCTGGTCGCGGTGCTGGTCATGCTGCTCGGCGCAGTCGTTGCCTATTGCCTCGTCGCCGGCGATCCGGGCTGGTACCATTCGATCATCCCCGAGGACCTGGCCGGCGGGCGTGGCCCGCAATCGAGCGTGGCGGAGCTGCGCGCAGGCCTGTACGACGGCGGTGGCGGCGCCAGGGACATGCTCGGCGCCTTCGCCACCTATCTCTTCACCCACAATGCGCAGATGGCGCTGATGTGCTTCGCGCTGGGCTTCGCCTTCGGCGTGCCGACGCTGCTGCTGCTCGTCTACAATGGCTGCATCCTCGGTGCGTTCATGGCGGTCTATGTCTCCAAGGGCCTAGGCCTGCCGCTCGCCGCGTGGCTGGCGATCCACGGCACCACCGAGCTGTTCGCGATCGCCATCGCCGGCGCCGCGGGACTGCGCATCGGCATGGCGGTGGCCTTCCCGGGCAGGCTCTCGCGCACCGTCGCCACCACCAAGGCGGGCCGCACCGCTGCCTTTGCGATGATCGGCGTGGTGCTGATGCTCGCGGTCGCCGGGCTGCTCGAGGGCGTCGGCCGCCAGATCGTCCAGTCCGACCTGATCCGCGTCGCGATCGGCGGCGGCGCGCTTGCCGCCTGGCTGCTCTATTTCTACCTGCTCCCGGTGCGCCGCGAGGATGCCGATGGCTAA
- a CDS encoding VOC family protein, whose protein sequence is MTVPLFHLAIPVDDIEAARGFYGGTLGCPQGREDPGHWIDFDFRGHQLVVHKAEGAGVKARSAVDGDAVPVPHFGLVLDWADWETLAERLRAAGTEFVIEPHIRFVGKPGEQATMFFYDPAGNALEFKAFKDIGQLFAT, encoded by the coding sequence ATGACCGTGCCGCTCTTTCACCTCGCCATTCCCGTCGACGATATCGAGGCTGCGCGCGGCTTCTATGGCGGCACGCTCGGCTGCCCGCAGGGACGCGAGGATCCCGGTCACTGGATCGACTTCGATTTCCGCGGCCACCAGCTCGTCGTCCACAAGGCCGAGGGGGCCGGGGTGAAGGCACGCAGCGCGGTGGACGGCGATGCGGTGCCGGTCCCGCATTTCGGGCTGGTGCTCGACTGGGCCGACTGGGAGACGCTCGCCGAGCGCCTGCGCGCCGCCGGCACCGAATTCGTGATCGAGCCGCACATCCGCTTCGTCGGCAAGCCCGGTGAGCAGGCGACGATGTTCTTCTACGATCCCGCCGGCAACGCGCTGGAGTTCAAGGCCTTCAAGGATATTGGCCAGCTCTTTGCCACTTAG
- a CDS encoding DUF58 domain-containing protein has translation MIRPTLRCVLLTAAGAPPALLLGVIAPQLWFLGMIWMPLVLALAALDALLAARAPALRVECPGAIEIGAPLIVDVHLRSKPIAGLELALAAGPRLAPRAEGRIRLARGENQASIAFIAVRRGTERIEAVWSRWTGPFGLIWRQRIEALDRRVVIAPDIRPVRSSAHVLLRDAQAGEMARVDRGEGSEFEALSEWRSGMERRTIDWNHSARHLKLLARENRIERNNQIVFAIDTGRVMCEPIEGLPRVDRAITAALLGAYAALKLGDRVALFGFDSQPRVSSGTVSGVRAFPLMQRLAGELDYSTAETNYTLALATLAGDLTRRSLVVIFTEFTDPTGAELMIRAAANLLRGHLVLFVILADDELEELAGAEPAAIDDVSRAVIAASMLRERRLVTARLRHAGIHVLEAPHREMGAALVRQYLDFKRRNLL, from the coding sequence TTGATCCGACCCACGCTCCGCTGCGTGCTGCTGACGGCCGCGGGGGCACCCCCGGCACTGCTGCTTGGCGTCATCGCACCGCAGCTCTGGTTCCTGGGGATGATCTGGATGCCGCTGGTGCTGGCGCTCGCCGCGCTCGACGCGCTGCTGGCCGCCCGCGCGCCGGCGCTGCGTGTCGAGTGCCCGGGCGCGATCGAGATCGGCGCGCCGCTGATCGTCGACGTGCATCTGCGGAGCAAGCCGATCGCGGGTCTCGAACTCGCCCTCGCCGCCGGGCCCAGGCTGGCGCCGCGTGCCGAGGGCCGCATCCGCCTGGCCCGCGGCGAGAACCAGGCCTCCATCGCCTTCATCGCCGTCCGCCGCGGCACCGAGCGGATCGAGGCCGTGTGGAGCCGCTGGACCGGCCCCTTCGGGCTGATCTGGCGCCAGCGGATCGAGGCGCTCGATCGCCGCGTGGTGATCGCGCCCGACATCCGCCCGGTGCGCAGTTCCGCGCATGTGCTGCTGCGGGACGCACAGGCGGGCGAGATGGCGCGCGTCGATCGCGGCGAAGGCAGCGAGTTCGAGGCGCTGAGCGAATGGCGATCGGGCATGGAGCGCCGGACGATCGACTGGAACCACAGCGCCCGCCACCTCAAGCTGCTCGCCCGCGAGAACCGGATCGAGCGCAACAACCAGATCGTCTTCGCGATCGATACCGGCCGGGTGATGTGCGAGCCGATCGAAGGTCTGCCGCGCGTCGACCGCGCGATCACCGCTGCGCTGCTCGGCGCCTATGCCGCGCTCAAGCTCGGCGACCGGGTGGCGCTGTTCGGCTTCGATTCGCAGCCGCGCGTCTCCTCGGGCACCGTCTCCGGCGTCCGCGCCTTCCCGCTGATGCAGCGGCTCGCCGGCGAGCTCGACTACAGCACCGCCGAGACCAACTACACGCTTGCGCTCGCCACGCTGGCCGGCGACCTCACCCGGCGCTCGCTGGTGGTGATCTTTACCGAATTCACCGACCCGACCGGCGCCGAGCTGATGATCCGTGCCGCGGCGAACCTGCTGCGCGGGCATCTCGTGCTGTTCGTGATCCTCGCCGATGACGAGCTCGAGGAGCTCGCCGGCGCCGAGCCCGCCGCGATCGACGACGTCTCGCGTGCCGTGATCGCCGCCTCGATGCTGCGCGAGCGCCGGCTGGTGACCGCGCGCCTGCGCCATGCCGGCATCCATGTGCTGGAGGCCCCGCACCGCGAGATGGGGGCCGCGCTCGTTCGCCAATATCTCGATTTCAAGCGGAGGAACCTGCTGTGA
- a CDS encoding nitronate monooxygenase family protein, giving the protein MALPPLFDRLRLPVIGSPLFIISVPELVIAQCKAGIVGSFPALNARPDTRLDEWLHQITEELAAWDRDNPDTPAAPFAVNQIVHRSNPRLEHDVAVCAKWKVPIVITSLGARPELNDAVHGWGGITLHDVIDNRFAHKAIEKGADGLILVATGAGGHAGRLSPFALVQEVREWFDGPVILSGAIANGRSVLAAQAMGADLAYIGSPFIATDEANAAPAYKQGIVEGTAEDIVYSNLFTGVHGNYLKASIVNAGLDPDKLPESDPSAMNFGGAKAWKDIWGSGQGIGAVHAIEPAAVKIERMKREYAAAKAGLCG; this is encoded by the coding sequence ATGGCCCTGCCCCCCCTCTTCGATCGCCTGCGCCTGCCCGTCATCGGGTCGCCGCTGTTCATCATCTCGGTGCCCGAGCTGGTCATCGCCCAGTGCAAGGCGGGGATCGTCGGCTCGTTCCCGGCGCTGAACGCCCGGCCGGACACCAGGCTCGACGAATGGCTGCACCAGATCACCGAGGAGCTCGCCGCCTGGGACCGCGACAATCCGGACACGCCGGCGGCGCCCTTCGCCGTCAACCAGATCGTCCACCGCTCGAATCCGCGGCTCGAGCATGACGTGGCGGTGTGCGCCAAGTGGAAGGTGCCGATCGTGATCACCTCGCTCGGCGCGCGGCCCGAGCTCAACGACGCGGTGCATGGCTGGGGCGGGATCACACTGCACGACGTGATCGACAACCGCTTCGCCCACAAGGCGATCGAGAAGGGCGCCGACGGCCTGATCCTGGTCGCGACCGGCGCCGGCGGCCATGCCGGGCGGCTGAGCCCCTTCGCGCTGGTGCAAGAGGTTCGCGAATGGTTCGACGGGCCGGTGATTCTTTCAGGAGCCATCGCCAATGGCCGCTCGGTGCTGGCGGCCCAGGCGATGGGCGCCGACCTCGCCTATATCGGCTCGCCCTTCATCGCCACCGACGAGGCCAATGCGGCACCGGCGTACAAGCAGGGCATCGTCGAGGGGACGGCGGAGGACATCGTCTATTCGAACCTGTTCACCGGCGTGCACGGCAACTACCTGAAGGCGTCGATCGTCAATGCCGGGCTCGACCCCGACAAGCTGCCGGAGAGCGATCCGAGCGCAATGAACTTCGGCGGGGCCAAGGCCTGGAAGGACATCTGGGGATCGGGCCAGGGCATCGGCGCGGTGCACGCCATCGAGCCGGCCGCGGTGAAGATCGAGCGAATGAAGAGGGAATATGCGGCGGCCAAGGCGGGGCTGTGCGGGTGA
- a CDS encoding gamma carbonic anhydrase family protein has protein sequence MPLYEFAGHRPLIAETAWVAPSADLIGDVHLAELASIWFGAVIRADNTPILVGARSNIQDGAMLHSDPGAPCTVGEDVTVGHHAILHGCTIGNRTLIGMGATILNRAVIGEDCLVGAGALVTEGKSFPAGHLIVGSPAKAIRPLDDMQKAMLKASAALYAAKQRDYAAGLKRID, from the coding sequence ATGCCGCTTTACGAATTTGCGGGGCACCGCCCCCTGATTGCCGAGACCGCCTGGGTCGCGCCGAGCGCCGACCTGATCGGCGACGTCCACCTCGCGGAACTGGCCTCGATCTGGTTCGGCGCAGTGATCCGCGCCGACAATACCCCGATCCTGGTCGGCGCCCGCTCGAACATCCAGGACGGGGCGATGCTCCACAGCGATCCCGGCGCGCCCTGCACCGTGGGCGAGGACGTCACCGTCGGCCACCACGCGATCCTGCACGGCTGCACGATCGGCAACCGCACGCTGATCGGCATGGGCGCGACGATCCTCAACCGCGCGGTGATCGGCGAGGACTGCCTGGTCGGCGCCGGCGCGCTGGTGACCGAGGGCAAGAGCTTCCCTGCCGGCCACCTGATCGTCGGCAGCCCCGCCAAGGCGATCCGCCCGCTGGACGACATGCAGAAGGCGATGCTCAAGGCGAGCGCCGCGCTCTACGCCGCCAAGCAGCGCGACTATGCCGCGGGGCTGAAACGCATCGATTGA
- a CDS encoding YdcH family protein: protein MQNAHFSALSAKHNVLDQRINAESQRPLPDQMVLASLKKQKLRIKEEMAR, encoded by the coding sequence ATGCAGAACGCGCATTTCTCGGCACTTTCGGCCAAGCACAACGTGCTCGACCAGCGTATCAACGCCGAATCGCAACGGCCCCTGCCGGACCAGATGGTCCTGGCCTCCCTGAAGAAGCAGAAGCTTCGAATCAAGGAAGAGATGGCGCGCTGA
- a CDS encoding fumarylacetoacetate hydrolase family protein, protein MKLVRYGAAGAERPGLIDGDGRLRDLSGVVADIDGSDAAIARVAAADLAALPVVEGEQRLGPCVARPGKFLCIGLNYADHAAETGQALPKEPVLFSKATSALSGPNDPILRPRGSTKMDWEVELGIVIGRDCRYVSEAEGLAAISGYFICHDLSEREFQNERGGTWDKGKGCDTFGPIGPWLVTPDEIGDTDALAMWLEVNGKRYQDGSTATMVFKPGFLVSYISQFMSLQPGDIVSTGTPPGVGMAQKPVPVFLQPGDEVRLGIDGLGEQRQVVEQA, encoded by the coding sequence ATGAAACTGGTACGCTATGGCGCAGCGGGTGCCGAACGGCCCGGCCTGATCGACGGCGACGGGCGGCTGCGCGACCTTTCCGGCGTGGTCGCCGACATCGACGGCAGCGACGCCGCGATCGCGAGGGTCGCGGCGGCGGACCTCGCGGCGCTTCCGGTGGTGGAAGGCGAGCAGCGGCTCGGCCCCTGCGTCGCGCGACCCGGCAAGTTCCTCTGCATCGGCCTCAACTATGCCGATCACGCCGCCGAGACCGGCCAGGCGCTGCCCAAGGAGCCGGTGCTCTTCTCCAAGGCGACCAGCGCGCTTTCCGGCCCCAACGACCCGATCCTGCGCCCGCGCGGATCGACCAAGATGGACTGGGAAGTCGAACTCGGCATCGTGATCGGCCGCGACTGCCGCTACGTCTCCGAAGCCGAAGGCCTGGCCGCGATCTCCGGCTATTTCATCTGCCACGACCTGTCCGAGCGCGAGTTCCAGAACGAGCGCGGCGGCACCTGGGACAAGGGCAAGGGCTGCGACACCTTCGGTCCGATCGGCCCCTGGCTGGTGACGCCCGACGAGATCGGCGACACCGATGCGCTCGCCATGTGGCTCGAAGTGAACGGCAAGCGCTACCAGGACGGCTCGACTGCGACGATGGTGTTCAAGCCCGGCTTCCTGGTCTCGTACATCAGCCAGTTCATGAGCCTGCAGCCCGGCGACATCGTCTCGACCGGCACGCCGCCGGGCGTCGGCATGGCGCAGAAACCGGTGCCGGTGTTCCTTCAGCCGGGTGACGAGGTGCGGCTGGGGATCGACGGGCTCGGCGAGCAGCGCCAAGTGGTGGAACAGGCGTAA
- a CDS encoding NCS2 family permease, whose product MLAGSTTFLTMAYIIVVNPAILGAAGMPVAAVAAATCLAAGLASILMGLAANVPLALAPGMGLNAYFAFTVVQGMGVPWPVALGCVFLSGIAFLVLTFAGVRQLIIAAIPPQLFAAVAGGIGLFIGLIGLKNAGIIVTSPATSVTLGDLHAPGAALALFGLVVTAGLAAWKVRGAILIGIAATTIAGWATGQVVFKPEPYDLTAISQVAFHLDLAGVFGLSGSHGLGLFEILFVFLFVDLFDNVGTLVGVTRRAGLIDEQGRIPRLNRILFTDAVASVAGSLFGTSTVTSYVESAAGVQAGGRTGLTAVVTGVLFLLAMLVAPWAQLVPLAATAPALVLVGGLMMAPLADVDWEDPEMAIPAFLTVAMIPFTFSIANGLAFGITAYALIRLIRGKITRGDGLLLVLAGLFVIRFAWLAAG is encoded by the coding sequence ATGCTGGCCGGGTCCACGACCTTCCTGACCATGGCCTATATCATCGTCGTCAACCCGGCGATCCTGGGCGCGGCGGGGATGCCGGTGGCCGCGGTCGCGGCGGCGACCTGCCTGGCCGCCGGGCTGGCGAGCATCCTGATGGGGCTCGCCGCCAATGTGCCGCTCGCGCTGGCGCCCGGCATGGGGCTCAACGCCTATTTCGCCTTTACCGTGGTGCAGGGCATGGGCGTGCCCTGGCCGGTGGCGCTGGGCTGCGTGTTCCTTTCCGGCATCGCCTTCCTGGTGCTGACCTTTGCCGGCGTCCGCCAGCTGATCATCGCCGCGATCCCGCCCCAGCTGTTCGCCGCGGTGGCGGGCGGGATCGGGCTGTTCATCGGGCTGATCGGCCTCAAGAATGCCGGGATCATCGTCACCAGCCCGGCAACCTCGGTGACGCTCGGCGACCTGCACGCGCCCGGCGCGGCGCTGGCGCTGTTCGGGCTGGTCGTCACTGCGGGCCTGGCAGCGTGGAAGGTGCGCGGCGCGATCCTGATCGGCATCGCGGCGACGACGATCGCCGGCTGGGCGACGGGTCAGGTCGTGTTCAAGCCCGAGCCCTATGACCTGACCGCGATCAGCCAGGTCGCGTTCCATCTCGACCTGGCCGGGGTGTTCGGCCTGTCGGGCAGCCACGGCCTGGGACTGTTCGAGATCCTGTTCGTGTTCCTGTTCGTCGACCTGTTCGACAATGTCGGCACGCTGGTCGGCGTCACGCGCCGCGCCGGGCTGATCGACGAGCAGGGCCGCATTCCCCGGCTCAACCGCATCCTGTTCACCGATGCAGTGGCGAGCGTCGCCGGCAGCCTGTTCGGCACCAGCACGGTGACCAGCTATGTCGAGAGCGCGGCCGGCGTGCAGGCGGGCGGCCGCACCGGGCTGACCGCGGTGGTGACCGGCGTGCTGTTCCTGCTCGCGATGCTGGTGGCGCCCTGGGCCCAGCTGGTGCCGCTCGCGGCCACGGCGCCGGCGCTGGTGCTCGTCGGCGGGCTGATGATGGCGCCGCTCGCCGATGTGGACTGGGAAGATCCCGAGATGGCGATCCCCGCCTTCCTCACCGTGGCGATGATCCCCTTCACCTTCTCGATCGCAAACGGCCTGGCCTTCGGCATCACCGCCTATGCGCTGATCCGGCTGATCCGGGGGAAGATCACCAGGGGCGACGGGCTGCTGCTCGTGCTGGCCGGGCTGTTCGTGATCCGCTTCGCCTGGCTGGCGGCGGGATGA
- a CDS encoding DUF465 domain-containing protein has protein sequence MDEKEIVRRLEAVRTEHRDLDVAIDALLATGTSDQLQIARLKKRKLMLRDEIALLEDQLIPDIIA, from the coding sequence ATGGACGAGAAAGAGATTGTGCGGCGGCTCGAGGCGGTGCGGACCGAGCATCGCGACCTCGACGTGGCGATCGACGCACTGCTCGCCACCGGCACCTCCGATCAGCTCCAGATCGCCCGGCTGAAGAAGCGCAAGCTGATGCTGCGCGACGAGATCGCGCTGCTCGAAGACCAGCTGATCCCCGATATCATCGCGTGA
- the dksA gene encoding RNA polymerase-binding protein DksA, with translation MATVLDRFDEPGKRVPTAANDGDDGYRPSNDEPFMNPRQLEYFRNKLHAWKDDIYREAAGTLNQLQTDSLREADLTDRASSETDWSIELRTRDRQRKLISKIDAALRRIEDGEYGYCEVTGEPISLGRLEARPIATMTVEAQERHERNEKVSREE, from the coding sequence ATGGCTACTGTTTTGGATCGCTTCGACGAACCGGGTAAACGTGTTCCTACCGCCGCCAATGACGGCGACGACGGCTATCGGCCGAGCAACGACGAACCCTTCATGAACCCGCGTCAGCTGGAATATTTCCGCAACAAGCTGCACGCGTGGAAGGACGACATCTACCGCGAGGCCGCGGGGACGCTCAACCAGCTGCAGACCGACTCGCTGCGCGAGGCCGATCTCACCGATCGCGCTTCGAGCGAGACCGACTGGTCGATCGAGCTGCGTACGCGCGACCGCCAGCGCAAGCTGATCTCGAAGATCGACGCTGCGCTGCGCCGGATCGAGGACGGCGAATATGGCTATTGCGAGGTGACCGGCGAGCCGATCAGCCTCGGTCGCCTGGAAGCCCGGCCGATCGCGACGATGACTGTCGAGGCGCAAGAGCGGCACGAGCGCAACGAGAAGGTTTCGCGGGAAGAATGA
- a CDS encoding PilZ domain-containing protein — protein MDQFSFDPLTALSADDFSSQRNGSRDSLMLAAHFRVPGRPDEQVRVRNLSSGGLMAEYAQPIDRGTAVQVEVRGVGWVSGQIAWATDGRVGIAFDASIDPMLARKPVGGGTHTPSFVKPILTRR, from the coding sequence ATGGACCAGTTCTCCTTTGACCCTCTCACGGCGCTGTCGGCGGACGATTTCTCCAGCCAGCGCAACGGTTCGCGCGACAGCCTCATGCTGGCTGCGCATTTCCGCGTGCCGGGTCGACCGGACGAGCAGGTTCGGGTCCGCAATCTCTCCTCGGGCGGGCTGATGGCGGAATATGCCCAGCCGATCGATCGCGGCACGGCGGTGCAGGTCGAGGTGCGCGGCGTGGGCTGGGTGAGCGGGCAGATCGCCTGGGCGACCGACGGCCGGGTGGGCATCGCCTTCGATGCGTCGATCGATCCGATGCTGGCCCGCAAGCCGGTGGGCGGCGGCACGCACACGCCGAGCTTCGTGAAGCCGATCCTCACGCGCCGCTAA
- a CDS encoding altronate dehydratase family protein, whose protein sequence is MTPALFRIDPKDSTATALRDMAAGEEALGVTLTEAIGKGHKVAVKPIAAGEPVLKFGFPIGVATRDIAPGAHVHTHNVATALKGSGDYAFTPAAHDDAGFEGPGFLGYRRANGRVGTRNEIWVIPTVGCVARTAQKIAERAAALHAGTIDGVHAFPHPFGCSQLGDDLRGTRAILSALASHPNAGGVLIVGLGCENNQIAGMLEGIDHPNLRTLGAQMANDEVEEGLALVAELVAGAAAARTPAPLSELVLGVKCGGSDGFSGLTANPLVGRMADAVTAAGGTAILTEIPEIFGAEQLLMERASDAGVFDGIVTLVNDFKAYFTRHGEPVSENPSPGNIAGGITTLEEKSLGAVQKAGHAIVTDVIPYGGRVRRKGLTLLEAPGNDAVSSTALAAAGATAILFTTGRGTPLGFPVPTIKIASNSDLAARKPGWIDFDAGQVLDAGMEAAAESLLDTIAAIASGKQTAAERNGEREIAIWKRGVTL, encoded by the coding sequence ATGACGCCTGCGCTTTTCCGCATCGACCCGAAGGACAGCACTGCCACGGCGCTGCGCGACATGGCCGCCGGCGAGGAGGCGCTGGGCGTCACGCTCACCGAGGCGATCGGCAAGGGCCACAAGGTGGCAGTGAAGCCGATTGCGGCCGGTGAGCCCGTGCTCAAGTTCGGCTTCCCGATCGGCGTGGCGACCCGGGACATCGCCCCCGGCGCGCACGTCCACACGCATAACGTGGCGACCGCGCTCAAGGGCAGCGGCGACTATGCGTTCACGCCGGCGGCGCATGACGATGCCGGGTTCGAGGGCCCCGGATTCCTCGGCTATCGCCGCGCCAATGGCCGGGTCGGCACGCGCAACGAGATCTGGGTGATCCCCACCGTCGGCTGCGTTGCGCGCACCGCGCAGAAGATCGCCGAGCGCGCCGCCGCGCTGCACGCCGGCACGATCGACGGCGTCCATGCCTTCCCGCATCCGTTCGGCTGCTCGCAGCTGGGCGACGATCTGCGGGGCACGCGCGCGATCCTGTCGGCGCTCGCCAGCCACCCCAATGCCGGCGGCGTGCTGATCGTCGGCCTGGGCTGCGAGAACAATCAGATCGCCGGCATGCTCGAGGGGATCGACCATCCCAATCTGCGCACGCTCGGCGCGCAGATGGCGAACGACGAAGTCGAGGAGGGCCTGGCGCTGGTCGCCGAGCTGGTCGCCGGGGCGGCGGCCGCGCGCACCCCTGCCCCGCTCTCCGAGCTGGTGCTGGGCGTGAAGTGCGGCGGCTCGGACGGCTTTTCGGGCCTCACCGCCAACCCGCTGGTCGGGCGGATGGCCGATGCGGTGACCGCGGCGGGCGGCACCGCGATCCTCACCGAGATTCCCGAGATCTTCGGCGCCGAGCAATTGCTGATGGAACGCGCCAGCGACGCGGGCGTGTTCGACGGGATCGTCACCCTGGTCAACGACTTCAAGGCCTATTTCACCCGGCACGGCGAGCCAGTCTCCGAGAACCCCTCGCCCGGCAACATCGCCGGCGGCATCACCACGCTCGAGGAGAAGTCGCTCGGCGCGGTGCAGAAGGCCGGGCACGCGATCGTCACCGACGTGATACCCTATGGCGGGCGGGTGCGGCGCAAGGGACTGACCCTGCTCGAGGCGCCGGGCAACGACGCCGTCTCCTCGACTGCGCTGGCGGCAGCGGGGGCGACGGCGATCCTGTTCACCACCGGCCGCGGCACGCCGCTCGGCTTCCCGGTGCCGACGATCAAGATCGCCTCGAACAGCGACCTCGCCGCCCGCAAGCCCGGCTGGATCGATTTCGACGCGGGCCAGGTGCTCGATGCCGGCATGGAGGCCGCGGCCGAGTCGCTGCTCGACACGATCGCCGCGATCGCATCGGGCAAGCAAACCGCGGCCGAGCGCAATGGCGAGCGCGAGATTGCGATCTGGAAGCGCGGAGTCACCCTCTGA
- a CDS encoding RDD family protein: MAKPRPAPRRAAAKDADRRTFITPEGVDLKLDIASVGERAGALMIDVVIILLTLIAFSIFLLFVLSGTGRALGQALAIIWLLGFFVLRNGYFAIFELGPRAATPGKRLMKLRVVARDGSRLRGHQVVARNAMRELELFLPLTFAAYQTAQGVTDMAIGLLGLLWTGIFALFPMFNRDRLRVGDLIAGTWVVRLPRRRLSYSVATSLAPEKSRYTFTDKQLSVYGEFELQKLEEVLRRNEEYSIIVVARTIRERLNLPDSGGDDYGFLEAYYTALCQRLERGMLFGKRKKDKYQR, encoded by the coding sequence ATGGCTAAGCCCCGCCCCGCCCCGCGCCGCGCCGCCGCCAAGGACGCCGACCGCCGCACCTTCATCACCCCCGAGGGCGTCGACCTGAAGCTCGACATCGCCAGCGTCGGCGAGCGCGCCGGCGCGCTGATGATCGACGTGGTGATCATCCTGCTGACGCTGATCGCCTTCAGCATCTTCCTGCTGTTCGTGCTTTCCGGCACCGGGCGGGCGCTGGGCCAAGCGCTGGCGATCATCTGGCTGCTCGGCTTCTTCGTGCTGCGGAACGGCTATTTCGCCATCTTCGAGCTCGGCCCGCGCGCCGCGACGCCGGGCAAGAGGCTAATGAAGCTGCGCGTGGTGGCACGCGACGGATCGCGGCTGCGCGGGCACCAGGTGGTGGCGCGCAACGCGATGCGCGAGCTCGAGCTGTTCCTGCCGCTGACCTTTGCCGCCTATCAGACCGCGCAGGGCGTGACCGATATGGCCATCGGGCTGCTCGGGCTGCTGTGGACCGGCATCTTCGCGCTGTTCCCGATGTTCAACCGCGACCGGCTGCGCGTCGGCGACCTGATCGCCGGCACCTGGGTGGTGCGGCTGCCGCGGCGGCGGCTGAGCTACAGCGTCGCCACCAGCCTGGCCCCCGAGAAATCGCGCTACACCTTCACCGACAAGCAGCTGAGCGTCTATGGCGAGTTCGAGCTGCAGAAGCTCGAGGAAGTGCTGCGGCGGAACGAGGAATATTCGATCATCGTCGTCGCCCGGACGATCCGCGAGCGGCTGAACCTGCCCGACAGCGGCGGCGACGATTACGGGTTCCTCGAGGCCTATTACACCGCGCTGTGCCAGCGGCTGGAGCGGGGCATGCTGTTCGGCAAGCGCAAGAAGGACAAATACCAGCGCTAA